The Pseudomonas sp. DG56-2 genome contains a region encoding:
- a CDS encoding DMT family transporter, giving the protein MFALSKESVAAAATTSLFVLLWSSGAIVSKLGLAHASPFAFLLMRSALALCGLLVLAPMLGLRWPRGRTAVLQALVTGAVLLGAYQIFYLLALNTHVTPGIMATVMGVQPILTVVLMERQRSWSRLFGLGLGLSGLIMVVYQGIGFGGISLLGMLFALLALASMTLGSIMQKRITDNPMGTLPLQYVAGLLMCALFAPLQPLHVEMTGSFVGALLWMGLVVSLLATLLLYRLIARGNLVNVTSLFYLVPAVTAVMDYLIFGNRLAALSLLGMGLIVIGLLFVFRKPAAAVTQLRTD; this is encoded by the coding sequence ATGTTTGCTCTTTCGAAAGAATCCGTGGCCGCGGCGGCCACCACCAGCTTGTTCGTCCTGCTCTGGAGTAGTGGGGCGATTGTCTCCAAGCTGGGTCTGGCCCATGCCAGTCCCTTTGCCTTCTTGCTCATGCGTTCGGCGCTGGCGTTATGTGGTCTGTTGGTGCTTGCACCGATGCTCGGGCTGCGCTGGCCGCGAGGGCGCACGGCAGTGCTGCAGGCACTGGTAACCGGTGCTGTGCTGCTCGGCGCCTATCAGATCTTCTACTTGCTGGCGCTCAATACCCACGTGACACCCGGCATCATGGCGACTGTGATGGGCGTGCAGCCGATCCTCACGGTGGTGTTGATGGAGCGTCAGCGTTCCTGGAGCCGGTTGTTCGGCCTGGGATTGGGCTTGAGCGGCTTGATCATGGTGGTGTACCAGGGCATCGGTTTTGGCGGTATTTCTCTGCTCGGCATGCTCTTCGCCTTGCTGGCATTGGCAAGCATGACCTTGGGTTCGATCATGCAGAAGCGCATTACCGACAATCCCATGGGGACCCTGCCTTTACAGTATGTTGCCGGGCTGCTGATGTGCGCGCTGTTCGCCCCACTGCAACCCTTGCATGTCGAGATGACTGGCAGCTTTGTCGGCGCCTTGCTGTGGATGGGGCTGGTGGTTTCGCTGCTGGCGACGTTGCTGCTGTACCGGCTGATTGCCCGTGGCAACCTGGTTAACGTCACCAGTCTGTTCTACCTGGTGCCCGCCGTGACTGCAGTGATGGACTACCTGATCTTCGGTAACCGCCTGGCAGCGTTGAGCCTGTTGGGCATGGGGCTGATCGTGATCGGCCTGCTGTTTGTGTTCCGCAAGCCAGCGGCAGCTGTTACGCAGCTACGTACCGACTAG
- a CDS encoding Rid family hydrolase encodes MSQAVQRIQAQSVGELATASWSNALLLGNELVMSGMTGHPATRHAAEAGTPLDAYAQTLVVLNKVRALVEAAGGHIGNIYRLTLYLTRIADKDEVGRARRDFFAGFACYPTSTLVEVSALVFPELVVEIEASARLDIDMRTAPTR; translated from the coding sequence ATGAGCCAGGCCGTGCAGCGTATTCAGGCACAGTCTGTGGGCGAGCTGGCTACGGCCAGTTGGTCCAACGCCCTGCTGCTCGGCAATGAACTGGTGATGTCCGGCATGACCGGGCATCCCGCCACTCGACATGCAGCCGAAGCCGGAACTCCCTTGGATGCCTATGCACAGACCCTGGTGGTGCTGAACAAGGTGCGGGCTTTGGTGGAGGCCGCGGGCGGGCATATCGGCAATATCTACCGGCTGACCCTGTACCTCACCCGGATCGCCGACAAAGACGAAGTCGGTCGCGCACGCCGCGACTTCTTCGCAGGATTTGCTTGCTACCCCACCTCCACTCTGGTCGAAGTGAGCGCCCTGGTATTTCCGGAACTGGTGGTGGAAATCGAAGCCAGCGCCCGGCTCGACATTGACATGCGCACTGCGCCAACGAGGTGA
- a CDS encoding DUF748 domain-containing protein yields the protein MKPHYRWPLWGLLSLALLLLVLHLSLPVLVRNYLNDKLADMGDYRGHVTDVDLAWWRGAYKINGLTIVKTTGKVPVPFLQAPMIDLSVSWRSLWYEHAVVAEVVFLRPELNFVDGGSRQTSQTGRGTDWRQQLEKLLPLTLNEVRIDNGTLTFNNFNSKPPVDLKATHLDASIRNLTNVEDLKGRRDARFNGKARLLGDAEVQSSATFDPFSDFDDFQFRLRATDIQLRRLNDFASAYGKFDFNAGHGDLVIEAEAKNGRLTGYIKPLLRDVDVFNWQQDVKNEDKGFFRSIWEALVGGTETVLKNQRKNQFATRVELSGSVHKSDISAFEAFLQILRNGFVQAFNARYEQAPPQSDQVNK from the coding sequence ATGAAACCCCACTACCGTTGGCCCCTATGGGGACTATTGAGCCTTGCCCTGCTGTTGCTGGTCCTGCATTTGAGCCTGCCAGTGCTGGTACGCAATTACCTCAACGACAAACTTGCCGACATGGGCGACTACCGCGGGCACGTCACCGACGTTGATCTTGCCTGGTGGCGCGGCGCCTACAAGATCAACGGCCTGACCATCGTCAAGACCACCGGCAAGGTGCCTGTGCCCTTCCTGCAGGCACCCATGATCGACCTCTCGGTCAGCTGGCGCTCGCTATGGTACGAGCATGCGGTCGTCGCCGAGGTGGTGTTCCTGCGTCCCGAGCTGAATTTCGTCGACGGCGGTTCCCGGCAAACATCGCAGACCGGGCGCGGGACCGACTGGCGTCAGCAGCTGGAAAAACTGCTGCCCCTTACGTTGAACGAGGTGCGTATCGATAACGGCACCCTGACCTTCAACAACTTCAATTCCAAGCCTCCGGTCGATTTGAAGGCCACCCACCTGGATGCCAGCATCCGTAACCTGACCAACGTCGAAGACCTCAAGGGCCGGCGCGATGCGCGCTTCAATGGCAAGGCCCGGCTACTGGGCGATGCCGAGGTACAAAGCAGTGCCACGTTCGACCCATTCAGCGACTTCGACGACTTCCAGTTTCGCCTGCGTGCCACGGACATCCAACTGCGAAGGCTCAACGACTTTGCCAGTGCCTACGGCAAGTTCGACTTCAACGCCGGGCACGGCGACCTGGTCATCGAAGCTGAAGCGAAAAACGGTCGTCTTACCGGTTACATCAAGCCCCTGCTGCGCGACGTCGACGTGTTCAACTGGCAGCAGGATGTAAAAAACGAAGACAAAGGCTTTTTTCGCTCGATCTGGGAAGCATTGGTAGGCGGCACTGAAACGGTGCTGAAAAACCAGCGCAAGAACCAATTCGCTACCCGTGTAGAACTGAGCGGCAGCGTGCACAAAAGCGATATCAGTGCCTTTGAAGCGTTCCTGCAGATTCTGCGCAACGGCTTTGTCCAGGCCTTTAATGCACGCTACGAGCAAGCGCCTCCCCAGTCTGACCAAGTCAACAAGTGA
- a CDS encoding MoxR family ATPase yields the protein MKFEGTSTYVATNDLKLAVNAAITLERPLLVKGEPGTGKTMLAEQLAESFGAKLITWHIKSTTKAHQGLYEYDAVSRLRDSQLGVDKVHDVRNYLKKGKLWEAFEAEERVILLIDEIDKADIEFPNDLLQELDKMEFYVYETDETIKAKHRPIIIITSNNEKELPDAFLRRCFFHYIAFPDRDTLQQIVDVHYPNIKKDLVSEALDVFFDVRKVPGLKKKPSTSELVDWLKLLMADNIGEAVLRERDPTKAIPPLAGALVKNEQDVQLLERLAFMSRRGNR from the coding sequence ATGAAGTTCGAAGGCACCAGCACATACGTCGCCACAAACGACCTGAAACTGGCAGTCAACGCGGCAATCACCCTGGAGCGGCCACTGCTGGTCAAGGGTGAACCCGGTACCGGCAAGACCATGCTCGCCGAACAGTTGGCCGAGTCCTTTGGCGCCAAACTGATCACCTGGCACATCAAGTCGACCACCAAGGCCCACCAGGGGCTCTACGAATATGACGCGGTGAGTCGCCTGCGCGATTCGCAACTGGGCGTGGACAAGGTTCACGACGTACGCAACTACCTGAAAAAGGGCAAGCTCTGGGAAGCCTTCGAAGCCGAGGAGCGGGTCATTCTGCTGATCGACGAAATCGACAAAGCCGACATCGAGTTCCCCAACGACCTGTTGCAAGAACTGGACAAGATGGAGTTCTACGTTTACGAGACCGACGAGACGATCAAGGCCAAGCATCGTCCGATCATCATCATTACCTCGAACAACGAGAAAGAACTGCCCGACGCCTTCCTGCGCCGCTGCTTCTTCCATTACATCGCCTTCCCCGACCGCGACACCCTGCAGCAGATCGTCGATGTCCATTACCCGAACATCAAGAAGGACCTGGTCAGCGAAGCGCTGGACGTGTTCTTCGACGTGCGCAAGGTGCCGGGCCTGAAGAAAAAGCCGTCCACCTCCGAATTGGTCGACTGGCTGAAGCTGCTGATGGCCGACAACATTGGCGAAGCCGTGTTGCGTGAACGCGATCCGACCAAGGCTATCCCGCCATTGGCCGGTGCCCTGGTTAAAAACGAACAGGATGTGCAACTGCTCGAGCGCCTGGCCTTCATGAGCCGTCGCGGTAACCGCTGA
- a CDS encoding aspartyl/asparaginyl beta-hydroxylase domain-containing protein — protein MTFSFVAKAGVLLLFFGSTLYVHLRGKARLPMLRQFVNHSALFAPYNALMYLFSGVPSKPYLDRTRFPELDVLKDNWEVIREEAMHLFDEGYIRAAEKDNDAGFGSFFKKGWKRFYLKWYDKALPSAEALCPKTVELVNSIPNVKGAMFALLPGGSHLNPHRDPFAGSLRYHLGLSTPNSDSCRIYVDGQAYAWRDGEDVMFDETYVHWVKNETETTRVILFCDVERPLNSPLMTRINRKVSAFLGRATAPQNTDDERVGGINQAYAWSKRFSNVISGRVKQFKRANPKAYRVLRPVLAVVVAYLLYRWLF, from the coding sequence ATGACCTTTTCCTTTGTCGCCAAGGCAGGTGTGTTGTTGCTGTTTTTCGGCAGCACCTTGTATGTTCACCTGCGCGGCAAGGCGCGTTTGCCAATGTTGCGCCAATTCGTCAACCATTCGGCGCTGTTCGCTCCTTATAACGCCTTGATGTACCTGTTTTCCGGAGTACCGTCCAAACCGTACCTGGACCGTACGCGCTTTCCCGAGCTCGATGTGCTCAAGGATAACTGGGAAGTGATCCGCGAAGAGGCCATGCACTTGTTCGACGAGGGTTACATCCGTGCCGCCGAAAAAGATAACGACGCAGGCTTTGGTTCCTTCTTCAAGAAGGGCTGGAAGCGCTTTTACCTGAAGTGGTACGACAAAGCCCTGCCGTCTGCTGAAGCGCTGTGCCCGAAGACCGTCGAACTGGTCAACAGCATTCCCAACGTAAAGGGCGCAATGTTTGCCCTGCTGCCGGGTGGCAGCCATTTGAACCCGCACCGTGATCCGTTTGCCGGTTCGCTGCGCTATCACCTGGGCCTATCGACGCCGAACTCCGACAGCTGCCGGATCTACGTCGATGGTCAGGCCTATGCCTGGCGCGATGGTGAAGACGTGATGTTCGATGAAACCTACGTGCATTGGGTGAAGAACGAAACCGAGACCACCCGGGTAATTCTGTTTTGCGATGTCGAGCGTCCGCTCAACAGTCCGCTGATGACCCGCATCAATCGCAAGGTCAGTGCCTTCCTCGGCCGTGCGACCGCACCGCAGAACACCGACGACGAGCGCGTGGGTGGGATCAACCAGGCCTATGCCTGGAGCAAGCGCTTCAGCAACGTGATCAGTGGTCGGGTCAAACAGTTCAAGCGTGCCAACCCCAAGGCTTACCGCGTGTTGCGTCCGGTGTTGGCGGTGGTTGTTGCCTACCTGTTGTATCGCTGGTTGTTCTGA
- the cysK gene encoding cysteine synthase A — protein sequence MSRIFADNAHSIGNTPLVQINRIAPRGVTILAKTEGRNPGYSVKCRIGANMIWDAESSGKLKTGMTIVEPTSGNTGIGLAFVAAARGYKLMLTMPASMSIERRKVLKALGAELVLTEPAKGMKGAIEKAAEIVASDPATYFLPGQFENPANPAIHEKTTGPEIWNDTDGAVDVLVSGVGTGGTLTGISRYIKQTQGKAIISVAVEPMVSPVITQALAGEEIKPSPHKIQGIGAGFVPKNLDLAMVDLVELVSDEESKAMALRLMQEEGILCGISSGAAMAAAVRLAEKPEMQGKTIVVILPDSGERYLSSMLFSDLFTEQETQQ from the coding sequence ATGAGCCGTATCTTTGCTGACAACGCGCACTCCATCGGCAACACGCCGCTGGTGCAGATCAATCGCATCGCCCCGCGCGGCGTGACCATCCTGGCCAAGACGGAAGGGCGCAATCCAGGCTATTCGGTCAAATGCCGGATCGGCGCAAACATGATCTGGGACGCTGAAAGCAGCGGTAAGCTCAAGACTGGCATGACTATCGTTGAGCCAACCTCGGGCAACACCGGAATTGGTCTGGCCTTCGTGGCTGCGGCGCGCGGTTACAAACTGATGCTGACTATGCCGGCCTCGATGAGTATCGAGCGCCGCAAGGTTCTCAAGGCGCTGGGGGCTGAACTGGTGCTGACCGAGCCGGCCAAAGGTATGAAAGGCGCTATCGAGAAGGCTGCAGAGATCGTTGCCAGCGACCCGGCGACCTATTTCCTGCCTGGCCAGTTCGAAAACCCGGCCAATCCGGCAATTCACGAAAAAACCACCGGCCCGGAAATCTGGAACGATACCGACGGTGCGGTCGATGTGCTGGTTTCCGGGGTGGGTACCGGTGGCACCCTTACCGGGATTTCGCGCTATATCAAGCAGACTCAGGGCAAAGCCATTATTTCGGTAGCAGTTGAACCGATGGTCTCGCCCGTGATCACCCAAGCCCTGGCCGGCGAAGAAATCAAACCGAGCCCGCACAAGATCCAGGGCATTGGCGCAGGCTTCGTGCCGAAGAATCTTGATCTGGCCATGGTCGATCTGGTCGAGCTGGTCAGCGATGAGGAGTCCAAGGCCATGGCCCTGCGCCTGATGCAGGAAGAAGGCATCCTGTGCGGGATTTCCTCCGGCGCAGCCATGGCGGCCGCCGTGCGCCTCGCGGAAAAACCCGAGATGCAAGGCAAGACCATCGTCGTTATCCTCCCAGACTCGGGAGAGCGCTACCTGTCGAGCATGCTTTTCAGCGATCTGTTCACGGAGCAGGAAACCCAGCAGTAA
- a CDS encoding PDR/VanB family oxidoreductase: MSNSSTVTALVHTLRHEAEGIISVELRPWGDTVFAPFEAGSHIDLHLPNGLVRSYSLLNSPTDQGRYVVGILRDRNSRGGSAFVHEQLRVGSQLSISQPRNNFALDPHASHNVLVAGGIGITPIYCMFRQLLALGKSAELIYCARSRKEAALLEQLSGLDAKVIYHFNDEKGTVPDLARYLAGQPCDTHFYCCGPTPMLDAFESTCESLGYPHAHIERFAAAELPPAEDAQDSYSVELKKSGKTLNIEPGLNLLDVLLEAGCDIEYSCREGVCGSCETRVLEGDIDHRDGVLTKAERAANKSMMVCVSGCKSRRMVLDL, translated from the coding sequence ATGTCCAACTCCTCTACTGTTACAGCGCTGGTGCATACCCTGCGCCATGAAGCCGAAGGTATCATCAGCGTCGAACTGCGCCCTTGGGGCGATACCGTATTCGCGCCATTCGAAGCCGGCTCGCACATCGACCTGCACCTACCCAACGGCCTGGTACGCAGTTACTCGCTGCTCAATTCGCCAACGGACCAGGGTCGCTATGTGGTTGGCATTTTGCGCGATCGCAACAGCCGTGGCGGTTCGGCCTTCGTACACGAACAGCTACGCGTCGGCTCGCAACTGAGCATTTCGCAGCCACGCAACAATTTTGCCCTCGACCCGCACGCCAGCCACAACGTGCTGGTGGCGGGTGGCATCGGCATCACCCCGATCTACTGCATGTTTCGCCAGTTGCTGGCGTTGGGTAAATCCGCCGAGTTGATCTACTGCGCCCGCTCACGCAAGGAAGCGGCGCTGCTGGAACAACTGAGCGGCCTCGATGCCAAGGTGATTTATCACTTCAACGACGAGAAAGGTACGGTGCCGGATCTGGCCCGCTACCTGGCCGGCCAGCCTTGTGACACGCACTTCTACTGCTGCGGCCCGACACCGATGCTCGATGCCTTCGAAAGTACCTGCGAAAGCCTTGGCTATCCTCACGCCCATATCGAACGCTTCGCCGCTGCCGAATTGCCGCCGGCCGAAGATGCCCAGGACAGCTACAGCGTCGAACTGAAAAAGTCCGGCAAAACCTTGAACATCGAACCGGGGCTGAACCTGCTCGATGTGCTTCTCGAAGCGGGATGCGACATTGAATACAGCTGCCGCGAAGGGGTATGCGGGTCATGCGAAACCCGCGTGCTGGAAGGTGATATCGACCACCGCGACGGGGTGCTGACCAAGGCTGAACGTGCGGCAAACAAATCGATGATGGTCTGTGTATCGGGCTGCAAGAGCCGGCGCATGGTCCTCGATTTGTAA